One window from the genome of Luteolibacter rhizosphaerae encodes:
- a CDS encoding type II toxin-antitoxin system RelE family toxin, translated as MRSIVFHRRAAKYLSRMPRERAIQVRDALREVAGLANIADHPDIKPMSGNLTGWSRLRVGSYRAILTVIEIDNVLYVDALGPRGDIYKG; from the coding sequence ATGCGGTCAATTGTGTTCCATCGCCGGGCTGCGAAGTATTTGAGTCGAATGCCTCGCGAGCGTGCCATCCAAGTGCGTGATGCCCTGCGGGAAGTGGCCGGGCTGGCAAACATCGCGGATCATCCCGACATCAAGCCGATGAGCGGCAACTTAACCGGATGGTCGCGTTTGAGAGTGGGAAGTTACCGCGCGATTTTGACCGTGATCGAGATCGACAATGTGCTCTATGTGGATGCGCTCGGACCACGTGGGGACATCTACAAAGGCTGA
- a CDS encoding TIGR02206 family membrane protein, which translates to MDTRAFECFGSSHGIALLCTVLAAIGMIRLNRSSTVTDHLKRLANTALAVILVLAVAADPLLTWLRYRDSEDIALAGRLVRETALPFYLCDVVSIVLAIALVTRRTRWVEVGYLWGIGGTVQGLLTPTLYFDWNTPEYYAFFLQHGGVPVAALALVFGARITPEPGTFRRVVLWSWVYMGGVMLLNVLLGANYGFLNGKPAVGTMFDYMGPYPYYLITLQAVAFTIYGLLLLPFSKSGRTQALSVAEIDPAT; encoded by the coding sequence ATGGATACCCGCGCCTTCGAATGCTTCGGCTCCTCCCACGGCATCGCCCTTCTCTGCACGGTTCTGGCTGCCATCGGCATGATCCGCCTCAACCGTTCTTCCACTGTCACCGATCACCTCAAGCGCCTGGCGAACACCGCGCTCGCGGTGATCCTCGTCCTCGCTGTCGCCGCGGATCCCCTGCTCACTTGGCTCCGCTACCGCGATTCGGAGGACATCGCGCTCGCCGGACGACTCGTCCGCGAAACCGCCCTGCCCTTCTACCTCTGCGATGTCGTCTCCATCGTGCTGGCCATTGCCCTCGTCACCCGCCGCACCCGCTGGGTGGAGGTCGGCTATCTCTGGGGCATCGGGGGCACTGTCCAAGGCCTGCTCACCCCCACCCTCTACTTCGATTGGAACACCCCGGAGTACTATGCCTTCTTCCTGCAACACGGGGGCGTGCCGGTCGCCGCACTCGCCTTGGTTTTCGGCGCACGGATCACGCCGGAGCCCGGCACCTTCCGTCGCGTCGTACTCTGGAGTTGGGTCTATATGGGCGGCGTGATGCTGCTGAATGTCCTGCTGGGAGCGAACTACGGCTTCCTCAACGGCAAGCCCGCCGTCGGCACCATGTTCGACTACATGGGCCCTTATCCCTACTACCTCATCACTCTTCAAGCCGTCGCCTTCACCATCTACGGCCTCCTCCTGCTGCCCTTCTCCAAGAGCGGTCGGACCCAAGCACTCTCCGTCGCAGAAATCGACCCGGCGACCTGA
- a CDS encoding type II secretion system protein GspG — MPSISLLGITFALNTASEASLNRPAADINAIISSVKTYRINCGELPPSELGLGALVIRPSSLVGRRWVQMADKIPTDPWNRPYRYVAGDGYPGGFGVYSCGKDGLTSTQGNDSDDWNSWSDPDERPDTPAQRRVKLSLAGGGLAMLFFYLGARVAGKKERGPEVRA; from the coding sequence TTGCCATCGATAAGCCTTCTCGGCATCACCTTCGCGCTAAACACCGCCTCGGAGGCATCGCTGAATCGCCCCGCCGCCGACATCAACGCGATCATCTCCTCGGTAAAAACCTACCGCATCAACTGTGGCGAACTCCCGCCCTCGGAACTCGGGCTCGGAGCCCTCGTAATCCGCCCGTCATCACTCGTCGGCAGACGTTGGGTCCAGATGGCTGACAAGATTCCGACCGACCCGTGGAACCGCCCCTACCGTTATGTGGCCGGTGATGGCTATCCGGGCGGATTCGGGGTTTACTCCTGCGGGAAAGATGGGCTCACCTCTACCCAAGGCAATGATTCGGACGACTGGAATTCCTGGAGTGATCCGGATGAGCGACCGGATACACCGGCCCAGCGACGTGTGAAGCTATCCCTTGCCGGAGGCGGTCTCGCGATGCTTTTCTTCTATCTGGGAGCAAGGGTTGCAGGCAAAAAAGAGCGAGGGCCAGAAGTAAGAGCATAG
- a CDS encoding PSD1 and planctomycete cytochrome C domain-containing protein: MRLAFSLGLRVSTAGLALVGPALAQDTASFDAARKVLETKCVSCHCPEKTKGDLLLTKREEFLKGGESGPAILLEKAADSELLKRVKLDEDDDEIMPPKGGPLKPEEISALETWIAAGAPWPEGIVMTPRPKTALPDWNAEPDPAIGAIEAFPKSVTLETAADFHKVLVMARFNDAATQDITRQVKVTLADPSIAKLEGTELKPLKDGSTAMLFEYRGLKTEIPVTVKDAAKPRPVSFQLDVMPVLTSSGCNTGSCHGSARGKDGFHLTLFGFDSQGDHFRLTRENPGRRVNLALPEESLLVTKAIGSVPHTGGKLFEKDSAAYKTLVDWIRDGAEYDKGEIPQPTSITIEPPQVVLKGEGLETPYTVKATYSDGTDRDVTTLSTFSTSNDNSVSVNSRSGMSASKNRGEAFLLGRFMTFTEVAQSIVIPKNLDYTRPELPEFNYIDKLVYDKLHKLRIIPAPLCDDETFIRRVFIDVVGKLPEPSEREQFLASTDPQKREKLVDELISRKEFSEMWVMKWAELLQIRTFNNGPQQVSYKAALGYYNWLRDRITANVPFNKVVEEILSSEGGTFSSPPTNFFQIEQDTLKLTENVAQVFMGTRIQCAQCHNHPFDRWTMDDYYGFASFFAQVKRKPAEDPRERVVFDGGGEVPHLVTKQPVKPRFLGAKTPDDFGKKSRREAVAEWLASTDNPWFAKNVSNVVWSHFFGVGITDPVDDVRISNPPANPELLNALSGKFVEYNYDVRKLVRDICTSRTYQLSSAVNETNETDTRNFSRALVRRVRAEVLLDCISQATQTPNKFKGLPLGSRAVQIADGNTSTYFLTTFGRATRATVCSCEVKMEPNLSQALHLLNGDATHNRIQQGKVVESMMEQKKTPEEIIRHLYLKTVNREPTAEENGKLMAAVNEGKDDKEKQQILMDVFWALLNSKEFIFNH; this comes from the coding sequence ATGCGTCTTGCCTTCTCCCTCGGACTCCGTGTCTCCACTGCCGGTCTGGCCCTCGTCGGCCCGGCCTTGGCTCAGGATACCGCGAGCTTCGATGCAGCCCGGAAGGTCTTGGAAACCAAGTGCGTGTCCTGCCACTGCCCGGAGAAAACCAAGGGCGACTTGCTGCTCACAAAGCGCGAAGAATTCCTCAAAGGCGGCGAATCCGGCCCGGCCATCCTCCTTGAGAAGGCCGCCGATTCCGAGTTGCTCAAACGGGTGAAGCTCGACGAGGACGACGATGAAATCATGCCCCCCAAGGGTGGCCCCCTGAAGCCGGAAGAAATCTCCGCGCTGGAAACCTGGATCGCCGCTGGAGCCCCATGGCCGGAGGGCATCGTCATGACCCCGCGCCCGAAGACCGCCCTGCCGGATTGGAATGCCGAGCCGGACCCCGCAATCGGCGCGATCGAAGCTTTCCCCAAGTCCGTCACCCTGGAGACCGCGGCTGACTTCCACAAGGTGCTGGTGATGGCCCGCTTCAATGACGCCGCCACCCAGGACATCACCCGTCAGGTCAAGGTCACCCTCGCCGATCCCAGCATCGCCAAGCTCGAAGGCACCGAGCTCAAGCCGCTCAAGGACGGTAGCACCGCCATGCTCTTCGAGTATCGCGGCCTGAAGACCGAGATCCCCGTGACGGTGAAGGACGCCGCCAAGCCGCGCCCCGTCTCCTTCCAGCTCGATGTGATGCCGGTGCTCACTTCCTCCGGCTGCAATACCGGCTCCTGTCACGGCTCCGCGCGCGGCAAGGATGGATTCCATCTCACCCTCTTCGGCTTCGATTCCCAAGGCGACCACTTCCGCCTCACCCGTGAGAACCCCGGCCGCCGCGTGAACCTCGCGCTGCCGGAGGAATCCCTGCTCGTCACCAAGGCGATCGGCTCCGTGCCACACACCGGTGGCAAGCTCTTCGAGAAAGACAGTGCTGCTTATAAGACGCTCGTGGATTGGATCCGCGATGGCGCGGAGTACGACAAGGGCGAGATCCCGCAGCCCACCAGCATTACCATCGAGCCGCCGCAGGTCGTTCTGAAGGGCGAGGGCTTGGAAACTCCTTACACGGTCAAGGCCACTTACTCGGATGGCACGGACCGCGATGTCACCACGCTCTCGACCTTCTCCACTTCGAATGACAACTCGGTCTCGGTGAACTCCCGCAGCGGGATGTCCGCCTCGAAGAACCGCGGCGAGGCCTTCCTGTTAGGCCGCTTCATGACCTTCACGGAAGTGGCGCAGTCGATCGTCATCCCGAAGAACCTCGACTACACCCGCCCCGAGCTGCCGGAGTTCAACTACATCGACAAGCTCGTCTACGACAAGTTGCACAAGCTGCGCATCATCCCCGCCCCGCTCTGCGATGACGAGACCTTCATCCGCCGCGTCTTCATCGACGTGGTCGGCAAGCTGCCGGAGCCTTCCGAGCGCGAACAATTCCTCGCCAGCACTGATCCGCAGAAGCGCGAGAAGCTCGTCGACGAGCTGATCTCGCGAAAGGAATTCTCTGAGATGTGGGTCATGAAGTGGGCGGAGCTCCTGCAGATCCGCACCTTCAACAACGGCCCACAGCAGGTCTCCTACAAAGCGGCACTGGGCTACTACAACTGGCTGCGCGACCGCATCACCGCGAACGTGCCCTTCAACAAGGTGGTGGAGGAGATCCTCTCCTCCGAGGGCGGCACCTTCTCCAGCCCGCCGACGAACTTCTTCCAGATCGAGCAGGACACCCTGAAGCTCACGGAGAACGTCGCGCAGGTCTTCATGGGCACCCGCATCCAGTGTGCGCAGTGCCACAACCATCCCTTCGACCGCTGGACAATGGATGACTACTACGGCTTCGCCTCCTTCTTTGCGCAGGTGAAGCGGAAGCCGGCGGAAGACCCGCGCGAGCGCGTCGTCTTCGATGGCGGCGGCGAGGTGCCCCACCTCGTGACCAAGCAACCGGTGAAACCCCGCTTCCTCGGAGCGAAGACTCCGGACGACTTCGGCAAGAAGTCACGACGTGAAGCGGTGGCCGAGTGGCTCGCCTCCACGGATAACCCCTGGTTCGCGAAGAACGTCTCGAACGTCGTCTGGTCCCACTTCTTCGGGGTCGGCATCACCGATCCCGTGGACGACGTGCGGATCTCCAACCCGCCGGCGAATCCCGAGCTGCTCAACGCGCTCTCCGGCAAGTTCGTGGAATACAACTACGACGTCCGCAAGCTGGTCCGCGACATCTGCACCAGCCGGACCTACCAACTCTCCAGCGCGGTGAACGAGACCAACGAAACGGACACCCGCAACTTCTCCCGCGCCCTCGTCCGCCGGGTCCGCGCGGAGGTGCTGCTGGACTGCATCTCGCAGGCCACACAGACCCCGAACAAGTTCAAGGGCCTGCCGCTCGGCTCCCGCGCCGTGCAGATCGCGGATGGCAATACCTCCACCTATTTCCTCACCACCTTCGGCCGCGCCACCCGCGCCACCGTCTGCTCCTGTGAAGTGAAGATGGAGCCGAATCTCTCCCAGGCCCTCCACCTCCTCAATGGCGACGCCACCCACAACCGCATCCAGCAGGGCAAGGTGGTGGAGTCGATGATGGAGCAGAAGAAGACTCCGGAGGAAATCATCCGCCATCTCTACCTGAAGACCGTGAACCGCGAACCTACCGCGGAGGAGAACGGCAAGCTGATGGCGGCCGTGAACGAGGGCAAGGACGACAAGGAAAAGCAGCAGATCCTGATGGATGTCTTTTGGGCCCTGCTGAACTCGAAGGAGTTTATCTTCAATCACTGA
- a CDS encoding c-type cytochrome domain-containing protein, translating to MKSSYTLTTRLSLAALLLGPLPAAEKVTFDDHVLPVFQQSCLNCHNPDKAKGGLDLSTFSGTMKGGSGGKIAEPGDTGSKLIAVVMHSAEPKMPPEGEKLGGAQIEILKAWIEGGLLENKSSSARKPTKPKFDTTIASAADQKPDGPPPMPQDVLLEPPVLAHRASSVNAMASSPWAPLLAITGQKQVLLFDTNSLELTGILPFPEGDPTSLAFTPNARYLIVGGGVPGKSGVTVTFDVVTGERMLVAGNEFDSVLATDLKPDLSMVATGSPSRLIKIWKAEDGSQLHSIKKHTEWVTALDFSPDGILLATGDRNGGVWVWEADSANEFHTLRAHQAAITATSFRADSNLLASASEDGTVRFWEMNGGSEVKKLDAHPGGVLAFAWARDGSFITSGRDKVVKLWKPDFNLAREYKDQPDLPVAVAIDYEGKRAFAADYRGQISVWDIASGNPAGAFDANPPSIEGRLASLREQIKNHPQALATTEAASNSAKQKLDEARKRLTDTEAAVQQSKDAQANANKLKQESEQKLAQTKEQLPGKQEQANQARAKLDGVSKEAEAKRVLIASVEQKIATADQEHQAAAAELKRLEDELAKAKAENRADAIGGLEAGVSAQRPKAEAAAANLEGARSEKGREEGAIAEIEGRKKAAADELTKLDGEAAALAKKVETLPATIANAAKSATDAEAAIKQNEAAIQPARDAIPPVEKAANDAAAQTEQTKQQLAWLQGREVHWAAAQVNAQAIKVKAEADKLGAEAEGLSADLEALTKAAAEQSAGLEAAKQETAAAEKKLAELALVQPPADPKALEEAGKAVAAAKAKIADFDKKLAATNAELPEAKTKAEQSQQAAQPVKAQAEELKAKYVGMKAPKP from the coding sequence GTGAAATCCTCTTACACCCTTACGACCCGCCTCTCGCTCGCGGCCCTCCTCCTCGGCCCCCTCCCGGCTGCCGAGAAGGTGACTTTCGACGACCACGTGCTGCCGGTCTTCCAGCAGAGCTGCCTGAACTGCCATAACCCGGACAAGGCGAAGGGCGGTCTCGACCTCTCCACCTTCTCCGGCACGATGAAGGGCGGCTCCGGCGGCAAGATCGCGGAGCCCGGGGATACCGGCTCGAAGCTGATCGCCGTCGTCATGCACAGCGCCGAGCCCAAGATGCCGCCGGAAGGCGAGAAGCTGGGCGGCGCGCAGATCGAGATCCTGAAGGCGTGGATCGAGGGCGGCCTGCTGGAGAATAAGAGCTCTTCCGCCCGCAAGCCGACCAAGCCGAAGTTCGACACCACCATCGCCTCCGCCGCCGATCAGAAGCCGGACGGCCCGCCGCCAATGCCGCAGGACGTGCTCTTGGAGCCGCCCGTGCTCGCTCATCGCGCCTCCTCCGTGAACGCGATGGCCAGCTCGCCTTGGGCCCCGCTCCTCGCCATCACCGGCCAAAAGCAGGTGCTGCTCTTCGATACGAATAGCCTCGAACTCACCGGCATCCTCCCCTTCCCCGAAGGCGACCCCACCTCGCTCGCCTTCACGCCGAATGCCCGCTACCTCATCGTCGGCGGCGGCGTGCCCGGCAAGTCCGGCGTCACCGTGACCTTCGATGTCGTCACCGGCGAGCGCATGCTCGTGGCAGGCAATGAATTCGACAGCGTACTCGCCACCGACCTGAAGCCCGACCTCTCGATGGTCGCGACCGGCTCCCCTTCCCGGCTGATCAAGATCTGGAAAGCGGAGGACGGCTCGCAGCTCCACTCGATCAAGAAGCATACCGAGTGGGTCACCGCGCTCGACTTCTCGCCGGATGGCATCCTCCTCGCCACCGGCGATCGCAATGGCGGCGTGTGGGTCTGGGAGGCGGATAGCGCGAATGAATTCCACACCCTCCGCGCCCACCAGGCCGCCATCACCGCCACCTCTTTCCGCGCGGATTCGAACCTCCTCGCCAGCGCCTCGGAAGACGGCACCGTCCGCTTCTGGGAGATGAATGGCGGCAGCGAGGTCAAGAAGCTCGATGCCCACCCCGGCGGCGTGCTCGCCTTCGCTTGGGCGCGGGATGGCTCTTTCATCACCTCCGGTCGCGACAAGGTGGTGAAGCTCTGGAAACCCGACTTCAATCTGGCCCGCGAATACAAGGACCAGCCCGATCTGCCGGTCGCCGTCGCCATCGACTACGAGGGCAAGCGCGCCTTCGCCGCGGACTACCGCGGGCAGATCAGTGTATGGGACATCGCCAGCGGCAATCCCGCCGGAGCCTTCGATGCGAACCCTCCTTCCATCGAAGGCCGTCTCGCGAGCCTGCGCGAGCAGATCAAGAATCACCCGCAAGCCCTCGCCACCACCGAGGCCGCGTCTAACAGCGCGAAGCAAAAGCTCGACGAAGCCCGCAAGCGCCTGACCGATACCGAGGCCGCCGTGCAGCAGTCGAAAGACGCGCAGGCGAATGCGAACAAGCTCAAGCAAGAGTCCGAGCAAAAGCTGGCCCAAACCAAGGAGCAGCTCCCCGGCAAGCAGGAGCAGGCGAATCAAGCCCGCGCCAAGCTCGATGGAGTGAGCAAGGAAGCGGAGGCCAAGCGCGTCCTCATCGCCTCCGTTGAGCAAAAGATCGCCACCGCCGATCAGGAGCATCAAGCCGCCGCCGCCGAACTGAAGCGACTCGAAGACGAGCTCGCCAAGGCAAAGGCCGAGAACCGGGCGGATGCGATCGGCGGGCTTGAAGCCGGCGTGAGTGCCCAGCGCCCGAAGGCGGAAGCCGCCGCCGCGAACCTGGAGGGCGCACGCTCCGAGAAAGGCCGCGAGGAAGGCGCCATCGCCGAGATCGAAGGCCGCAAGAAAGCCGCCGCGGATGAACTCACGAAGCTCGATGGCGAAGCCGCTGCTCTCGCCAAGAAAGTGGAGACCCTGCCCGCCACCATCGCGAATGCCGCAAAGAGCGCCACCGATGCCGAAGCCGCCATCAAGCAAAACGAGGCCGCCATCCAACCGGCCCGCGATGCCATCCCTCCCGTCGAGAAAGCCGCGAACGATGCCGCCGCCCAAACCGAGCAGACCAAGCAACAGCTCGCATGGCTCCAAGGCCGCGAGGTCCACTGGGCCGCCGCCCAAGTCAATGCCCAGGCCATCAAGGTAAAGGCGGAGGCCGACAAGCTCGGCGCCGAAGCCGAAGGCTTGAGCGCGGATCTCGAGGCTCTAACAAAAGCCGCCGCGGAACAAAGCGCCGGCCTCGAAGCCGCCAAGCAGGAAACCGCCGCGGCCGAGAAGAAGCTCGCCGAACTCGCCCTCGTCCAGCCCCCCGCCGATCCGAAGGCGCTCGAAGAAGCGGGCAAGGCCGTCGCAGCCGCCAAGGCCAAGATCGCCGACTTCGACAAGAAGCTCGCCGCCACCAACGCCGAACTCCCCGAAGCCAAGACCAAGGCCGAGCAAAGCCAGCAAGCCGCCCAGCCCGTCAAAGCCCAGGCCGAAGAGCTCAAGGCCAAATACGTCGGCATGAAGGCACCGAAGCCCTAA
- the thiC gene encoding phosphomethylpyrimidine synthase ThiC has translation MIAPEESTGASNHDESRAPLPASTRVYVEGQLHAGVRVPMREIALNDTKTFNGRIEKNEPVRVYDCSGPWGDPAFTGTSDEGLPPLRREWILARQDVQEYEGRKVQPQDNGYLTEKHVEFASKSERANKFVEFPGLTSERRRPLRATGKPVTQKWYADQGIITPEMEFIAIRENMRRAKIADMKEDIVRNHLDKQHAGSTQLPASPYTPSIFSRFPQRIPAEITPEFVRSEVAAGRAIIPLNVNHPECEPMIIGRNFLVKINANIGNSAVASSIEEEVEKMRWATKWGADTVMDLSTGKNIHATREWILRNSPVPIGTVPIYQALEKVNGKAEDLTWELYRDTLIEQAEQGVDYFTIHAGVLLRFVPMTASRMTGIVSRGGSIMAKWCLAHHKENFLYTHWDEICDICAAYDVSFSIGDGLRPGSIADANDKAQFGELEVQGELTKRAWAKGCQVMNEGPGHVPMHMIEENMAKQLEWCHEAPFYTLGPLTTDIAPGYDHITSGIGAAMIGWYGCAMLCYVTPKEHLGLPNKKDVKDGVITYKLAAHAADIAKGHPGAQYRDNALSKARFEFRWEDQFNLGLDPVTAREFHDETLPQDGAKTAHFCSMCGPHFCSMKITEDVRKYAAEQGISEEAALEKGMADKSQEFVEKGAEVYTPA, from the coding sequence ATGATCGCTCCCGAAGAATCGACCGGTGCCTCGAACCACGACGAATCCCGCGCGCCCCTGCCCGCCTCCACCCGCGTCTACGTGGAAGGCCAGCTCCACGCCGGCGTCCGCGTCCCCATGCGCGAGATCGCGCTGAACGACACCAAGACCTTCAACGGCCGCATCGAGAAGAACGAGCCCGTCCGCGTCTACGATTGCTCCGGCCCCTGGGGCGATCCCGCCTTCACCGGCACCTCGGATGAAGGCCTGCCTCCCCTCCGCCGCGAGTGGATCCTCGCCCGCCAGGACGTGCAGGAATACGAGGGCCGCAAGGTCCAGCCGCAGGACAATGGCTACCTCACCGAGAAGCACGTCGAGTTCGCCTCCAAGTCGGAGCGCGCCAACAAGTTCGTCGAGTTCCCCGGCCTCACCTCGGAGCGCCGCCGCCCGCTCCGCGCCACCGGCAAGCCCGTCACGCAGAAGTGGTATGCCGACCAAGGCATCATCACCCCGGAGATGGAGTTCATCGCCATCCGCGAGAACATGCGCCGCGCCAAGATCGCGGACATGAAGGAGGACATCGTCCGCAATCACCTCGACAAGCAGCACGCCGGCAGCACCCAGCTCCCCGCCAGCCCCTACACCCCTTCCATCTTCTCCCGCTTCCCGCAGCGCATCCCCGCGGAGATCACGCCGGAGTTCGTGCGGAGCGAAGTCGCCGCCGGTCGCGCGATCATCCCGCTCAATGTGAACCACCCGGAGTGCGAGCCGATGATCATCGGCCGCAACTTCCTCGTGAAGATCAATGCGAACATCGGCAACTCCGCCGTCGCCTCCTCCATCGAGGAAGAAGTCGAGAAGATGCGCTGGGCCACCAAGTGGGGCGCCGACACCGTGATGGACCTCTCCACCGGCAAGAACATCCACGCCACCCGCGAGTGGATCCTGCGCAATTCGCCCGTGCCCATCGGCACCGTGCCGATCTATCAGGCGCTGGAGAAGGTGAACGGCAAGGCCGAGGACCTCACCTGGGAACTCTACCGCGATACCCTCATCGAGCAGGCCGAGCAAGGCGTGGACTACTTCACCATCCACGCCGGCGTGCTGCTGCGCTTCGTGCCGATGACCGCCAGCCGCATGACCGGCATCGTCTCCCGCGGCGGCTCCATCATGGCGAAGTGGTGCCTCGCCCATCACAAGGAGAACTTCCTCTACACCCACTGGGACGAGATCTGCGACATCTGCGCCGCCTACGACGTCTCCTTCTCCATCGGCGATGGCCTCCGCCCCGGCTCCATCGCGGATGCGAATGACAAGGCCCAGTTCGGCGAACTGGAAGTCCAGGGCGAGCTCACCAAGCGCGCTTGGGCGAAGGGTTGCCAGGTCATGAACGAAGGCCCCGGCCACGTCCCCATGCACATGATCGAGGAGAACATGGCCAAGCAGCTCGAGTGGTGCCACGAGGCTCCCTTCTACACCCTCGGGCCATTGACCACCGACATCGCGCCCGGCTACGACCACATCACCAGCGGCATCGGTGCCGCCATGATCGGCTGGTACGGCTGCGCCATGCTCTGCTACGTCACGCCGAAGGAACACCTCGGCCTGCCGAACAAGAAGGACGTGAAGGACGGCGTCATCACCTACAAGCTCGCCGCCCACGCCGCGGACATCGCCAAGGGCCACCCCGGTGCCCAGTACCGCGACAACGCCCTCAGCAAGGCCCGCTTCGAATTCCGCTGGGAAGACCAGTTCAACCTCGGCCTCGACCCCGTCACCGCCCGCGAATTCCACGACGAAACCCTCCCACAGGACGGTGCCAAAACCGCCCACTTCTGCTCCATGTGCGGCCCCCACTTCTGCTCCATGAAGATTACCGAAGACGTGCGGAAATATGCCGCGGAACAGGGCATCTCCGAAGAAGCCGCCTTGGAAAAAGGCATGGCCGACAAGAGTCAGGAGTTCGTCGAAAAAGGCGCGGAGGTTTACACACCGGCCTAA